One stretch of Aquimarina sp. Aq107 DNA includes these proteins:
- a CDS encoding acyl-CoA thioesterase: protein MESRYPSESRTILTDLVLPGETNPLNNLFGGELLARMDRAAGIAAGRHSRRIVVTASVNHVAFSKAIPLGSVVTVEAKVSRAFKSSMEVVIDVWIEDRQTGDKTKANEAIYTFVAVNESGSPVSVPQIKPDTELEQQRYDAALRRKQLSLVLAGKMKPDDATELKALFT, encoded by the coding sequence ATGGAATCCAGATATCCTTCAGAATCTAGAACTATATTGACTGATCTTGTTTTACCAGGAGAAACTAATCCTCTTAATAATCTTTTTGGAGGTGAATTGTTAGCTCGTATGGACAGAGCTGCTGGTATTGCTGCGGGAAGACACTCTAGAAGAATTGTAGTAACTGCCTCAGTAAATCACGTTGCATTTAGCAAAGCCATTCCTTTAGGAAGCGTTGTAACCGTAGAAGCAAAAGTTTCTCGTGCGTTTAAATCATCTATGGAGGTAGTAATAGATGTTTGGATAGAAGATCGCCAAACAGGAGATAAAACGAAAGCAAACGAAGCCATATACACCTTTGTAGCGGTTAATGAAAGTGGATCACCGGTTTCTGTTCCTCAGATCAAACCAGACACTGAACTCGAACAACAAAGATACGATGCTGCTCTGCGCCGTAAACAACTTAGTTTAGTATTAGCGGGCAAAATGAAACCTGATGATGCTACCGAACTGAAAGCGCTATTTACTTAG
- a CDS encoding sulfite exporter TauE/SafE family protein, giving the protein MEIVIISVVAFLLSILTFFSGFGLGTILTPVLMIFFPVEIAIALTGIVHFFNNVFKLVLVGRNANKSVLLRFGIPAVIAAFAGAWLLVHIPDIQPLFTYTLFDKEFEVYPVKFIISILLIIFASMDLIPYFSNLKFGKEKLPLGGVLSGFFGGLSGNQGALRTAFLIKAGLSKEAFIGTAVVVSTFVDFTRLSVYATNVSESGITENLPLVTCATLSAITGAFLGNKLLKKVTLKFLQIVVAIMLILISIALGAGFL; this is encoded by the coding sequence ATGGAAATAGTTATTATTTCGGTTGTAGCTTTTTTACTTTCAATACTTACCTTTTTTTCTGGATTTGGTTTAGGGACCATTTTAACCCCAGTATTAATGATTTTTTTTCCTGTAGAAATAGCGATAGCGTTAACAGGTATTGTACATTTCTTTAATAATGTTTTTAAATTAGTTCTGGTAGGAAGAAATGCAAATAAGTCGGTGTTACTAAGATTCGGAATCCCGGCTGTAATAGCTGCTTTTGCAGGTGCTTGGTTGTTGGTACATATTCCTGATATACAACCACTTTTCACATATACATTATTTGATAAAGAGTTTGAGGTATATCCTGTAAAGTTTATTATATCAATTTTATTGATAATTTTCGCGAGTATGGATTTGATTCCATATTTCTCGAATCTAAAATTTGGTAAAGAGAAACTTCCTTTAGGAGGGGTTTTAAGTGGTTTTTTCGGAGGTCTTTCTGGTAATCAAGGAGCACTAAGAACAGCATTTCTTATTAAAGCGGGACTTTCTAAAGAAGCATTTATAGGAACTGCAGTAGTGGTTTCTACTTTTGTAGACTTTACTAGACTTAGTGTATATGCAACTAATGTATCAGAATCAGGTATTACAGAAAATCTTCCATTGGTTACCTGTGCAACATTATCGGCTATAACTGGTGCATTTTTAGGTAATAAGTTATTAAAAAAAGTAACCTTAAAATTTCTCCAGATAGTTGTGGCTATTATGCTAATCTTAATCTCAATTGCATTAGGGGCAGGATTCCTTTAA
- a CDS encoding murein hydrolase activator EnvC, producing MRLKQCIYIFGMLLMSIPSFSQTTKQQQLEEQRRRLKEQIEQMRVLLADTKLKERSVLDEVETLSSQISTRQNLIKITNQQANLLTREINNNLKKMESYRDELKALKEDYARMIVKSYKSKSQQSKIMFLLSSSDFAQAYKRLQYMKQYNEHRKEQADQIQNRTEELQTLNKGLLERKKNKQLLVEENRDAQERLKEEKQQQQSLMASIRKKEGTYKKEIKKKQEQASALDKAIQKLIREAIAKANKKAGKKASKKGSATTFALTPEDKKLADNFTSNKGKFPWPVGTGKLTRKYGRQPHPTLPNIQINSSGVELETRPGEKARAIFEGEVMAIQKLKGAGRLVHVRHGNYITVYYNLENISVKEGQKLLTKQSIGEVRVNPTTGRAIMKFLIFKDTKKLNPQSWIYKM from the coding sequence ATGAGGTTAAAACAATGTATATATATCTTCGGAATGCTTTTAATGAGTATTCCTTCTTTTTCTCAAACTACCAAGCAGCAGCAGCTTGAAGAGCAAAGACGCCGTCTTAAAGAGCAGATTGAACAGATGCGGGTATTGCTTGCTGACACAAAACTTAAAGAACGTTCCGTGTTAGATGAAGTAGAAACATTAAGTTCTCAGATAAGTACCAGACAAAACCTTATTAAGATTACTAATCAACAGGCAAATTTATTGACAAGAGAGATAAATAATAACCTGAAGAAGATGGAGTCGTATCGGGATGAATTGAAAGCTTTAAAAGAAGATTATGCAAGAATGATTGTAAAGTCTTATAAAAGTAAATCTCAGCAAAGTAAGATTATGTTTTTACTGTCTTCAAGCGATTTTGCGCAGGCTTATAAGCGATTGCAATATATGAAGCAGTATAATGAGCATCGTAAAGAGCAGGCTGATCAAATACAGAACCGCACCGAAGAATTACAAACATTAAATAAAGGCTTGTTAGAGCGAAAGAAAAATAAGCAATTATTGGTAGAAGAAAACCGAGACGCTCAAGAACGCCTTAAAGAAGAAAAACAACAGCAACAATCCTTAATGGCGTCTATTCGTAAAAAAGAAGGGACATATAAAAAAGAGATAAAGAAAAAACAAGAACAAGCAAGTGCGTTAGATAAAGCAATTCAAAAATTAATTCGTGAAGCGATAGCTAAAGCAAATAAGAAAGCTGGAAAGAAAGCTTCTAAGAAGGGATCTGCTACGACTTTTGCATTAACTCCAGAGGACAAGAAGTTGGCAGATAATTTTACTTCTAATAAAGGAAAATTTCCTTGGCCAGTAGGTACCGGTAAATTAACTAGGAAGTATGGTCGCCAACCACATCCAACGTTACCGAATATTCAAATTAATAGCAGTGGAGTAGAGTTAGAAACAAGACCAGGAGAAAAAGCTAGAGCGATTTTCGAAGGAGAAGTAATGGCTATTCAGAAATTAAAAGGTGCAGGTAGATTGGTTCATGTAAGACACGGTAACTATATCACAGTATACTATAATCTAGAGAATATTTCTGTGAAGGAAGGTCAAAAATTGTTAACTAAACAAAGTATAGGAGAAGTACGTGTAAACCCAACCACCGGTCGCGCAATTATGAAATTCTTAATTTTTAAAGACACTAAAAAACTAAATCCTCAATCTTGGATTTATAAAATGTAA
- a CDS encoding DUF4292 domain-containing protein produces MNRIFYLLCISLVILQSCKGTKAISGSNIKKLKTEKVISNHYDKAFNFSTINAKVKVRYNDGKQSFSPNVTIRLEKDKKIWVSAKLLGITLAKALITPDKVSYYEKINNTYFEGDFVLLSNWLGTDLDFNKVQQLLIGQALFDLRDDKYISSVENQKYRLQPKKELALFERLFILNPDNFKIFSQQLKQPIENRNLLINYNSYQKVGNQDFPKEISVLATEGIAKTSIMIEYRSVDYNAKVSFPFKIPSGYEQVTIE; encoded by the coding sequence ATGAATAGAATATTTTATCTATTATGTATTTCGTTAGTTATACTTCAGTCTTGTAAGGGAACCAAAGCTATTTCAGGATCTAATATCAAAAAACTGAAAACCGAAAAAGTCATATCTAATCATTACGATAAAGCTTTTAACTTTTCTACAATCAATGCTAAGGTAAAAGTTAGATATAATGACGGGAAACAATCATTTAGTCCTAATGTAACAATACGTCTTGAAAAAGATAAGAAAATATGGGTCAGTGCTAAGCTTTTGGGAATAACTCTGGCAAAAGCTCTCATTACGCCTGATAAGGTGAGTTATTATGAAAAGATTAATAATACTTATTTTGAAGGTGATTTTGTATTGTTAAGTAATTGGCTAGGGACTGATTTGGATTTTAATAAAGTACAACAATTATTGATTGGTCAAGCACTTTTTGACCTAAGAGATGATAAGTATATTTCTTCAGTAGAAAATCAAAAATATAGACTTCAACCTAAAAAGGAGTTAGCGTTATTCGAGCGATTATTTATTTTAAATCCAGATAATTTTAAGATTTTTTCCCAACAGTTGAAACAACCAATAGAAAATCGAAACCTTCTTATTAACTATAATAGTTACCAAAAGGTAGGAAATCAAGATTTTCCGAAAGAAATCAGTGTTCTAGCTACAGAAGGTATTGCGAAAACTTCTATTATGATAGAATATCGTAGTGTTGATTACAATGCTAAGGTAAGTTTTCCGTTTAAAATACCATCAGGATACGAGCAAGTGACTATAGAATGA
- a CDS encoding lipopolysaccharide assembly protein LapB gives MPKLWRHILICLIFLGGGVNTVLAQEPESLKKIEILDDLGDVSDVFRESFFEALKQRAITNYDKAIIALERCISTNPKPIVLYYELGRNYLELKQYDKATVNLQKVLKERPNDRYVLELLFEIYFTERKYTESIEVVEKLVTFDSMYKEQLANLYFLETRYDDALIVVDELIEELGLDSYRDKLRKKITLKISNPNSQITRLQEKIASNPKEEQNYLNLIYLYSQDNQIEKAYGTAQMLLKEKPKSELAHLALYKFYLDDNLPKEAINSMKIVLSSDKIDEESKYKVINDFLIFVDKNPQYETQLIEVTKVFSDDSGSSKVFTEIGNYFYEKDKKEQALNYYERGIKDNASNFGILRKMLLLQLDLKRYEKAKIGSELAIEMYPSQPILYLVSGVSLINLNNYEEAIDILGIGMDYIIDDFKMESDFHDQIGEAYMKMGNEAKALEYKERSVQLKKKS, from the coding sequence ATGCCTAAACTTTGGAGACATATTTTAATTTGCTTGATCTTTCTTGGAGGAGGAGTTAATACTGTTTTAGCTCAAGAACCAGAATCGCTCAAAAAAATAGAGATTTTGGATGATCTCGGAGACGTGTCTGATGTGTTTAGGGAAAGTTTTTTTGAAGCGCTAAAGCAAAGAGCAATCACAAATTACGATAAAGCAATCATAGCGTTAGAGCGATGTATTTCGACAAATCCAAAACCAATTGTTTTGTATTATGAATTAGGTAGAAATTACTTGGAGCTAAAACAATATGATAAAGCAACGGTAAATTTGCAAAAAGTTCTTAAAGAAAGACCTAATGATCGATATGTTTTGGAGTTATTATTCGAAATATATTTTACAGAAAGAAAGTACACAGAATCTATAGAGGTTGTTGAAAAATTGGTGACTTTCGATAGTATGTACAAAGAACAATTGGCCAATCTTTATTTTTTAGAAACTCGTTATGATGATGCTCTAATAGTTGTAGATGAATTGATAGAGGAATTGGGTTTAGATTCATATAGAGATAAATTAAGAAAAAAAATAACCTTAAAAATAAGTAATCCTAATTCTCAAATTACAAGATTACAAGAGAAAATAGCTTCTAATCCAAAGGAAGAGCAGAATTACTTGAATTTAATTTACCTATACAGTCAAGATAATCAGATCGAAAAGGCATACGGAACGGCTCAGATGTTGTTAAAAGAGAAGCCTAAGTCAGAGTTGGCTCATTTAGCATTATATAAGTTTTATTTAGATGATAACTTACCAAAAGAAGCTATTAATTCTATGAAGATTGTCTTATCGAGTGATAAGATAGACGAAGAATCTAAGTATAAAGTAATAAATGATTTTTTGATTTTTGTGGACAAAAACCCGCAATATGAAACCCAACTTATTGAAGTAACAAAAGTTTTTTCTGATGATTCAGGAAGTAGTAAAGTGTTTACCGAAATAGGAAACTATTTTTATGAAAAAGACAAAAAAGAGCAAGCACTTAATTACTATGAGAGAGGAATTAAAGATAACGCTAGTAATTTTGGGATTTTAAGAAAAATGCTGTTGTTACAGTTAGATTTAAAGAGGTATGAAAAAGCCAAAATAGGAAGTGAATTAGCAATAGAAATGTATCCTTCGCAGCCAATTCTATATTTGGTAAGTGGAGTTTCTCTGATTAATTTAAATAATTATGAAGAAGCTATAGATATTTTAGGTATCGGTATGGATTATATTATAGATGATTTTAAGATGGAATCTGACTTCCATGATCAAATAGGAGAAGCATATATGAAAATGGGAAATGAGGCAAAAGCTTTAGAGTATAAAGAGCGATCAGTTCAACTTAAAAAAAAATCATAA
- a CDS encoding sugar nucleotidyltransferase — MKIIVPMAGRGSRLRPHTLTVPKPLIPVAGKPIVHRLVSDIAKVLGEPIEEIAFVLGDPAFFGDDVVVSLTELAEELGAKASIYRQDQPLGTGHAIMCAKDSLSGPAVVAYADTLIRADFNLDKEADSVIWVKQVDQPEAYGVVKLNENKEIVELVEKPKEFVSDLAVIGIYYFKDIAVLKNELQYVLDHNIINGGEYQINDGIKRMMADGKVFVPGQVEEWMDCGNKNVTVETNSRMLGFLEKDEEKLISDDVVLENATVVPPCCIGKGVVIKNGSIGPNVSIGDGCSIEDSTIKNSLIQNQTIVKNATLDNAMIGNHVYYDGKYTTISIGDYSTLE; from the coding sequence ATGAAAATAATTGTTCCAATGGCAGGAAGAGGTTCTCGATTAAGACCTCACACATTAACAGTTCCAAAGCCTTTAATTCCGGTAGCAGGAAAACCAATTGTTCATCGATTAGTTTCTGATATTGCTAAGGTTTTAGGGGAGCCAATAGAAGAAATAGCATTTGTGTTAGGAGATCCTGCGTTTTTTGGTGATGATGTGGTAGTGAGTTTAACAGAATTAGCAGAAGAATTAGGTGCTAAGGCTTCTATTTATAGACAAGACCAACCTTTAGGAACAGGACACGCGATTATGTGTGCTAAAGATTCTTTATCAGGTCCAGCCGTTGTGGCGTATGCCGATACATTGATTAGAGCAGATTTTAATCTTGATAAAGAAGCGGATTCTGTGATTTGGGTTAAACAAGTAGATCAACCAGAAGCGTATGGAGTAGTAAAGCTTAATGAGAATAAAGAGATCGTAGAATTGGTAGAGAAGCCTAAAGAATTTGTTTCTGATTTAGCTGTGATAGGAATCTATTATTTTAAAGATATTGCTGTGTTAAAAAATGAATTGCAGTATGTGTTAGATCACAATATAATCAATGGTGGAGAATATCAGATTAATGATGGTATTAAACGAATGATGGCAGATGGCAAAGTTTTTGTTCCTGGTCAGGTAGAAGAATGGATGGATTGTGGAAACAAAAATGTTACGGTAGAAACGAATTCTAGAATGCTAGGTTTTTTGGAAAAAGATGAAGAAAAATTAATAAGTGACGATGTTGTTTTAGAAAATGCTACTGTTGTTCCTCCTTGTTGTATAGGGAAAGGGGTTGTAATTAAAAATGGATCCATTGGACCTAATGTTTCAATTGGAGACGGTTGTAGTATTGAAGATAGTACTATTAAAAATAGTTTAATACAGAACCAAACTATCGTAAAAAATGCTACCTTAGACAATGCTATGATAGGGAATCATGTGTATTATGATGGAAAATACACCACCATTAGTATCGGAGACTATTCTACTTTAGAATAA
- the dut gene encoding dUTP diphosphatase yields MQINIINKSSHKLPHYETIASAGMDLRANITESITLKPLERTIVKTGLFIELPVGFEAQVRPRSGLAAKKGITVLNAPGTVDADYRGEIGVILVNLSNEDFVIENGERVAQLVIAKHERAEWIEVTELTETSRGEGGFGSTGVK; encoded by the coding sequence ATGCAAATAAATATAATTAATAAATCATCGCACAAGTTACCGCATTATGAGACCATAGCTTCAGCAGGAATGGATCTTAGAGCAAACATAACAGAATCAATAACATTAAAACCATTAGAACGAACAATTGTAAAAACGGGATTGTTTATAGAATTGCCTGTTGGTTTTGAAGCACAAGTTCGCCCTCGAAGTGGATTGGCCGCTAAAAAAGGAATTACGGTATTAAACGCACCGGGTACTGTCGATGCTGATTATAGAGGTGAAATAGGAGTTATTTTGGTAAACTTATCCAATGAAGATTTTGTTATAGAAAATGGAGAAAGAGTCGCGCAGTTAGTTATTGCAAAACACGAAAGAGCTGAGTGGATAGAGGTGACTGAACTTACCGAAACCTCTAGAGGAGAAGGTGGCTTTGGAAGTACTGGAGTTAAATAG
- a CDS encoding lipopolysaccharide biosynthesis protein, whose protein sequence is MGIFQKLFKQTFIYGMATVLPRMLSFLLVPLYTNQLPTEEYGKVSIIFSYFVLLNVVLAYGMETAFFRFFNKESNKERVVSTSAISLIISSLIFLVIAILLREQISIWTDIKLEYINLVIWILLLDALVIIPFSWLRANEQPIRYAIIKITNVAINFGLNIFFLLYLKQLSFHFSLFNWICKDDYEISYIFISNLIASGFVLMVLLPFYIKIKYHFDKVLWKKMMRYALPILIAGIAYSINETFDRILLDKLLPENVAEHMVGVYSACYKLALFMTLFATAFRLGIEPFFFNYADNKNAPETYARITKYFVILGSFIFLFVIVFVHLLKIAFLRDVAYWEAVKIVPFILLANFCLGIYHNLSVWYKVTDRTRFGAYISVFGAIITLLLNFLLIPKYTYVGSAIATLAAYGTMMLVSWYLGRKYYPIPYDLKKMGMYLALSISFSIISFYVFDSNYMISIPLLVVFLVVLYASEKKELKQILKR, encoded by the coding sequence TTGGGCATTTTTCAAAAACTTTTTAAACAAACTTTTATATACGGAATGGCAACTGTGTTACCACGCATGTTGTCATTTCTTTTAGTACCCTTATATACCAACCAATTACCCACAGAAGAATACGGTAAGGTTTCGATTATCTTTTCTTACTTCGTATTGCTCAATGTAGTTTTAGCGTATGGTATGGAAACTGCTTTTTTTAGGTTTTTTAATAAGGAGTCTAATAAAGAAAGAGTAGTTAGTACATCTGCTATATCATTAATAATTTCGTCATTGATATTTTTGGTGATCGCCATCCTGTTAAGAGAGCAAATATCAATTTGGACAGATATTAAATTAGAATATATAAATTTAGTAATATGGATATTACTTCTAGATGCTTTAGTTATTATACCATTTTCTTGGTTAAGAGCCAATGAGCAACCTATTAGGTATGCGATTATTAAAATAACAAATGTTGCTATTAACTTTGGGTTAAATATATTTTTCTTACTCTATTTAAAACAACTTTCATTTCATTTTTCTTTATTTAATTGGATTTGTAAAGATGATTATGAAATCAGTTATATATTTATTTCTAATCTTATTGCAAGTGGATTTGTATTAATGGTTTTGTTACCATTTTATATTAAAATTAAATATCACTTTGATAAGGTTCTTTGGAAAAAAATGATGAGATATGCCCTGCCAATTTTGATAGCAGGAATCGCATATTCAATTAATGAGACTTTTGATAGAATTCTATTAGATAAATTATTACCAGAGAATGTCGCCGAGCATATGGTAGGGGTCTATTCTGCCTGTTATAAATTAGCATTGTTTATGACATTGTTTGCTACTGCTTTTAGGTTAGGAATAGAACCGTTTTTCTTTAATTATGCCGATAATAAAAATGCCCCAGAAACATACGCTAGAATTACTAAGTATTTCGTAATTCTAGGATCATTTATTTTTCTATTTGTGATTGTATTTGTTCATCTGTTAAAAATTGCTTTTTTAAGAGATGTAGCATATTGGGAAGCAGTAAAAATTGTTCCATTCATTTTATTAGCTAATTTTTGTTTAGGAATTTATCATAATCTTTCGGTTTGGTATAAGGTAACGGACAGAACAAGGTTTGGAGCGTATATATCGGTTTTTGGAGCTATTATTACTTTACTCCTTAACTTTTTATTAATTCCTAAATACACTTATGTTGGTTCGGCTATCGCTACTTTAGCGGCATATGGGACGATGATGCTAGTGTCTTGGTATCTGGGAAGAAAATATTACCCAATTCCATACGATCTAAAAAAAATGGGGATGTATCTGGCGTTATCGATCAGTTTTTCAATTATTTCGTTTTACGTCTTTGATAGTAATTATATGATTTCAATCCCTTTATTAGTAGTGTTTTTAGTAGTTTTGTATGCCTCAGAAAAAAAGGAATTAAAACAAATATTAAAAAGATAA
- the atpG gene encoding ATP synthase F1 subunit gamma, translated as MANLKELRSRITSVSSTMQITSAMKMVSAAKLNKAQMAITAMRPYADKLTELLQSLSASLEGDSASSFSEQREVNKVLVVAIASNRGLAGAFNSNIVKASRELYDNVYAGKQVDFVTIGKKVNDIVSKTHTVVANKSELFDDLTFANVAAIAEELMEMFTNGSYDKIVVIYNKFKNAATQIVTTEQFLPIKPVETEGEKSANLDYIFEPSKEEIVEELIPKSLKTQLYKAIRDSFASEHGARMTAMHKATDNATELRDSLKLQYNKARQASITNEILEIVGGAEALNS; from the coding sequence ATGGCAAATTTAAAAGAATTACGTAGTAGAATTACCTCTGTATCATCAACGATGCAAATTACCAGTGCCATGAAAATGGTATCGGCAGCAAAGTTGAACAAAGCACAGATGGCAATTACTGCTATGCGTCCTTATGCAGACAAGCTTACTGAATTATTACAGAGTTTGAGTGCTTCTCTTGAAGGAGATAGTGCAAGTTCATTCTCTGAGCAACGTGAGGTAAACAAAGTTTTAGTAGTTGCAATTGCTTCTAATCGTGGTTTGGCAGGTGCTTTTAATTCTAACATTGTTAAAGCTTCTAGAGAGTTATATGATAATGTGTATGCTGGTAAACAAGTAGACTTTGTTACTATTGGTAAAAAAGTAAATGATATAGTTTCCAAAACACATACAGTTGTGGCTAATAAAAGTGAATTGTTTGATGATCTTACGTTTGCTAATGTTGCTGCTATTGCAGAAGAGTTGATGGAAATGTTTACGAATGGTTCTTATGATAAAATTGTTGTGATATATAACAAGTTTAAGAATGCAGCTACGCAAATAGTTACAACAGAGCAGTTTTTGCCAATTAAACCAGTAGAAACTGAAGGTGAAAAAAGTGCTAACTTAGATTATATCTTTGAGCCATCTAAAGAGGAAATAGTTGAAGAATTAATTCCAAAATCTTTAAAAACACAGCTTTATAAGGCAATTCGTGATTCTTTTGCTTCTGAACATGGAGCGCGTATGACAGCGATGCATAAAGCTACAGATAATGCTACTGAATTAAGAGATTCTTTAAAATTACAATATAATAAAGCTAGACAGGCTTCTATTACTAATGAGATCTTAGAGATCGTTGGTGGTGCAGAAGCGTTGAACTCATAA
- the atpA gene encoding F0F1 ATP synthase subunit alpha gives MAEVNPAEVSAILKQQLSGFEATASLEEVGTVLQVGDGIARVYGLSNAQYGELVEFESGLEGIVLNLEEDNVGVVLLGSSTEVKEGVTVKRTQRIASINVGEGIVGRVVDTLGNPIDGKGAIEGETFEMPLERKAPGVVFRQPVTEPLQTGIKSIDAMVPVGRGQRELVIGDRQTGKTTVCIDTILNQKEFYDAGEPVYCIYVAIGQKASTVAGIAKVLEDKGAMAYTTIVAANASDPAPMQVYAPFAGAAIGEYFRDTGRPALIIYDDLSKQAVAYREVSLLLRRPPGREAYPGDVFYLHSRLLERAAKVIADDSIAKDMNDLPDSLKDKVKGGGSLTALPIIETQAGDVSAYIPTNVISITDGQIFLTSDLFNSGVRPAINVGISVSRVGGSAQIKSMKKVAGTLKLDQAQFRELEAFAKFGSDLDAATLNVIEKGKRNVEILKQAQNDPYTVEDQIAIIYAGSKNLLRDVPVNKIKEFESDYIEYLNAKHRDTLDTLKAGKLTDEVTDVLLSACKEISAKYK, from the coding sequence ATGGCAGAGGTGAATCCTGCTGAAGTATCAGCAATATTAAAACAACAATTATCTGGATTTGAAGCTACAGCTTCACTAGAAGAAGTAGGTACAGTATTACAGGTTGGTGATGGTATCGCCAGAGTATACGGATTGTCTAACGCTCAATATGGAGAATTAGTAGAATTCGAATCTGGACTAGAAGGAATCGTACTGAATCTTGAGGAAGATAATGTTGGTGTAGTACTTTTAGGTTCTTCGACAGAGGTAAAAGAAGGTGTAACGGTTAAACGTACACAAAGAATTGCTTCTATTAATGTTGGAGAAGGAATTGTAGGTCGTGTAGTGGACACTTTAGGAAATCCTATTGATGGAAAAGGAGCGATTGAAGGTGAAACTTTCGAAATGCCATTAGAGCGTAAAGCTCCTGGTGTAGTTTTCCGTCAGCCGGTAACAGAACCATTACAGACAGGTATTAAGTCTATTGATGCAATGGTACCAGTAGGTAGAGGACAACGTGAATTGGTGATTGGTGACCGTCAAACTGGTAAGACAACAGTTTGTATCGATACAATCCTTAATCAAAAAGAATTTTATGATGCTGGTGAGCCAGTTTACTGTATTTATGTTGCTATCGGACAGAAAGCATCTACAGTAGCAGGTATTGCTAAAGTATTAGAAGATAAAGGAGCAATGGCGTATACTACAATTGTAGCTGCGAATGCTTCTGATCCTGCTCCAATGCAGGTATATGCTCCGTTTGCAGGTGCTGCAATTGGTGAGTATTTCCGTGATACAGGTCGTCCTGCTTTGATTATCTATGATGATTTATCTAAGCAAGCGGTTGCATATCGTGAGGTATCATTATTATTACGTCGTCCACCAGGACGTGAGGCATATCCTGGAGATGTATTCTATCTTCACTCTAGATTATTAGAGCGTGCTGCAAAAGTAATTGCGGATGATAGTATTGCAAAAGATATGAATGATTTACCTGATTCATTAAAAGATAAGGTAAAAGGTGGTGGATCACTTACTGCATTGCCAATTATTGAAACACAAGCAGGTGACGTTTCTGCATATATCCCAACAAATGTAATTTCTATTACAGATGGTCAGATATTCTTAACTTCTGATTTGTTTAACTCTGGTGTTCGTCCAGCAATTAACGTGGGTATCTCTGTATCTCGTGTAGGTGGATCTGCTCAGATTAAATCAATGAAGAAAGTAGCAGGTACCTTAAAACTTGATCAAGCACAGTTCCGTGAACTAGAAGCATTTGCTAAGTTTGGTTCTGATCTTGATGCAGCTACCTTAAACGTAATTGAAAAAGGGAAGCGTAACGTAGAGATCTTAAAGCAGGCTCAGAATGACCCTTATACAGTAGAAGATCAGATTGCAATTATCTATGCGGGATCTAAAAACTTATTAAGAGATGTTCCTGTTAATAAAATAAAAGAATTCGAAAGTGACTATATAGAATATCTTAATGCTAAACATAGAGATACTTTAGACACTTTAAAAGCTGGAAAGTTGACAGACGAAGTAACGGATGTATTACTTTCAGCTTGTAAAGAGATTTCAGCAAAATATAAGTAA
- the atpH gene encoding ATP synthase F1 subunit delta, producing the protein MSRAAIRYAKAVLSLAQDKNVTEDVQKDMQNIIATIDSSSDLKMVLNSPLIKSEVKLASLREIFKSSGDLTQKLFDTLIENKRVSLLDNVAKQYIVLFDQLNNTQVAKVTTAVPLDKALSSKVLAKVKELTGNEATIENVIDESIIGGFILRVGDLQYNASIANKLTSLKRELSN; encoded by the coding sequence ATGAGTAGAGCAGCAATACGTTACGCTAAGGCAGTTTTAAGTTTGGCTCAAGATAAAAATGTCACTGAGGATGTTCAGAAGGATATGCAAAATATTATTGCTACCATTGATAGTAGTTCTGATCTTAAAATGGTATTAAACAGTCCTTTGATCAAAAGCGAAGTAAAGCTAGCTTCTTTGCGTGAGATTTTTAAAAGTTCAGGAGATCTAACACAAAAACTTTTTGACACATTAATAGAAAATAAAAGAGTAAGCTTGCTAGATAATGTGGCAAAGCAATATATCGTTTTATTTGATCAATTAAATAATACTCAAGTTGCTAAGGTAACCACTGCAGTTCCTTTAGATAAAGCGTTAAGTTCAAAAGTTTTGGCTAAAGTAAAAGAATTGACTGGGAACGAAGCGACAATAGAAAATGTTATTGATGAGAGTATCATCGGTGGTTTTATTCTAAGAGTAGGAGATTTGCAGTATAATGCAAGTATAGCTAATAAGCTAACAAGTTTAAAAAGAGAATTAAGTAATTAA